One window of the Streptomyces sp. NBC_00259 genome contains the following:
- a CDS encoding DEAD/DEAH box helicase, with amino-acid sequence MSISSTDRAVLPENDENIDDAQSVENVENVVEAEAADTADTEAPSTPDVTFGDLGLPEGVVRKLAQNGVTVPFPIQAATIPDALAGKDILGRGRTGSGKTLSFGLPTLATLAGGQTEKKKPRAVILTPTRELAMQVADALQPYGDVLGLKIKVVCGGTSMGNQIYALERGVDILVATPGRLRDIINRGACSLENVQVAVLDEADQMSDLGFLPEVTELLDQVPEGGQRMLFSATMENEIGTLVKRYLNNPVSHEVDSAQGNVTTMTHHVLVVKPKDKAPVTAAIAARKGRTIIFVRTQLGADRIAEQLVDAGVKADALHGGMTQGARTRVLADFKDGYVNALVATDVAARGIHVDGIDLVLNVDPAGDHKDYLHRSGRTARAGQSGTVVSLALPHQRRQIFRLMEDAGVDASRHIVGGAGAFDPEVAEITGARSLTEVQADSANNAAKQAEREVAQLTKELERVQRRAAELREEADRLVARAARERGEDPEAAVAEVTEAAEAEAVAAAVEAEPVREAREERPAYRDDRGNYERRDRGGDRGGDRGGFQRRDDRRDNDRGGFRRDNDRPSGGFQRRDNDRPSGGFQRRDNDRPSGGFQRRDNDRRDDRGGFRRDDRPSGGFRRDNDRRDDRRDGDRGGFQRRDDRRDDRGGRSFERRDNDRPSGGFRRDNDRPSGGFQRRDNDRGFERRDHRGGSDRPFNRDRRDDRPSGGGFRSGGHDRPYGRRDDHRGGGSNSGSFGGGRRDDKPRWKRNG; translated from the coding sequence ATGTCCATTTCCAGTACTGACCGTGCCGTCCTGCCCGAGAACGACGAGAACATCGACGACGCGCAGAGCGTCGAGAACGTCGAGAACGTCGTCGAGGCCGAGGCGGCCGACACGGCCGACACCGAGGCCCCCAGCACCCCCGACGTGACCTTCGGCGACCTCGGTCTCCCCGAGGGCGTCGTCCGCAAGCTCGCCCAGAACGGTGTCACCGTCCCGTTCCCGATCCAGGCCGCGACCATCCCGGACGCCCTGGCCGGCAAGGACATCCTGGGCCGTGGCCGTACCGGCTCCGGCAAGACCCTCTCCTTCGGTCTGCCGACCCTGGCCACGCTGGCCGGCGGCCAGACCGAGAAGAAGAAGCCCCGCGCCGTCATCCTCACCCCGACCCGTGAGCTCGCGATGCAGGTCGCGGACGCCCTCCAGCCCTACGGCGACGTCCTCGGCCTGAAGATCAAGGTCGTCTGCGGCGGTACGTCCATGGGTAACCAGATCTACGCGCTCGAGCGCGGCGTCGACATCCTCGTCGCCACCCCGGGCCGACTGCGCGACATCATCAACCGTGGCGCCTGCTCCCTCGAGAACGTCCAGGTCGCGGTCCTCGACGAGGCCGACCAGATGTCCGACCTGGGCTTCCTGCCCGAGGTCACGGAGCTGCTCGACCAGGTGCCCGAGGGCGGCCAGCGCATGCTCTTCTCCGCCACCATGGAGAACGAGATCGGCACCCTGGTCAAGCGCTACCTGAACAACCCGGTCAGCCACGAGGTCGACAGCGCCCAGGGCAACGTCACGACCATGACCCACCACGTCCTCGTCGTGAAGCCGAAGGACAAGGCGCCGGTCACGGCCGCGATCGCCGCGCGCAAGGGTCGCACGATCATCTTCGTCCGTACGCAGCTGGGCGCCGACCGTATCGCCGAGCAGCTCGTCGACGCGGGCGTGAAGGCCGACGCGCTGCACGGCGGCATGACGCAGGGTGCCCGCACCCGCGTCCTCGCCGACTTCAAGGACGGTTACGTCAACGCGCTGGTGGCGACCGACGTCGCCGCCCGCGGTATCCACGTCGACGGCATCGACCTCGTCCTGAACGTGGACCCGGCCGGGGACCACAAGGACTACCTGCACCGTTCGGGCCGCACCGCCCGTGCCGGCCAGTCCGGCACGGTCGTCTCGCTGGCGCTCCCGCACCAGCGCCGCCAGATCTTCCGTCTGATGGAGGACGCGGGCGTCGACGCCTCGCGCCACATCGTCGGCGGTGCCGGCGCGTTCGACCCGGAGGTCGCCGAGATCACCGGCGCCCGTTCGCTGACCGAGGTCCAGGCCGACTCCGCGAACAACGCGGCCAAGCAGGCCGAGCGCGAGGTCGCCCAGCTCACCAAGGAGCTGGAGCGTGTCCAGCGCCGCGCCGCCGAGCTGCGCGAGGAGGCCGACCGTCTGGTCGCGCGTGCCGCGCGCGAGCGGGGCGAGGACCCGGAGGCCGCGGTCGCCGAGGTGACGGAGGCGGCCGAGGCCGAGGCCGTTGCGGCCGCCGTCGAGGCGGAGCCGGTACGGGAGGCCCGCGAGGAGCGTCCGGCGTACCGCGACGACCGGGGCAACTACGAGCGTCGCGACCGCGGTGGCGACCGTGGCGGTGACCGTGGCGGCTTCCAGCGCCGTGACGACCGCCGGGACAACGACCGTGGTGGTTTCCGCCGGGACAACGACCGTCCGTCCGGTGGCTTCCAGCGCCGCGACAACGACCGTCCCTCCGGTGGTTTCCAGCGCCGCGACAACGACCGTCCCTCGGGCGGCTTCCAGCGCCGCGACAACGACCGTCGTGACGACCGTGGCGGCTTCCGCCGCGACGACCGCCCGTCGGGCGGCTTCCGCCGGGACAACGACCGTCGTGACGACCGCCGGGACGGCGACCGTGGCGGCTTCCAGCGCCGTGACGACCGTCGCGACGACCGTGGTGGCCGTTCCTTCGAGCGCCGGGACAACGACCGTCCGTCCGGTGGTTTCCGCCGCGACAACGACCGTCCCTCGGGCGGCTTCCAGCGCCGCGACAACGACCGTGGCTTCGAGCGTCGCGACCACCGCGGTGGCAGCGACCGTCCGTTCAACCGCGACCGTCGTGACGACCGCCCCTCGGGCGGCGGCTTCCGCTCCGGCGGCCACGACCGTCCGTACGGCCGCCGCGACGACCACCGCGGTGGTGGCTCGAACTCCGGCTCCTTCGGAGGCGGCCGCCGCGACGACAAGCCGCGCTGGAAGCGCAACGGCTGA
- a CDS encoding fluoride efflux transporter FluC, with protein sequence MNWVLVIVGAAVGAPLRYLMDREVQLRHDSVFPWGTFVVNASGSFVLGVLAGASVGSGTYALLGTGLCGALSTYSTFSYETLRLAERGWGFLAVANVLVSLLVGLGAVVLGAGLTGGLEG encoded by the coding sequence ATGAACTGGGTCCTGGTGATCGTGGGAGCGGCGGTGGGCGCCCCGCTGCGCTATCTGATGGACCGTGAGGTGCAGCTGCGGCACGACTCGGTGTTCCCGTGGGGCACCTTCGTCGTGAACGCGTCGGGGAGCTTCGTGCTGGGGGTGCTGGCCGGAGCCTCGGTCGGCTCGGGGACGTACGCGCTGCTGGGCACCGGGCTGTGCGGGGCGCTGTCGACGTACTCGACCTTCTCGTACGAGACGCTCAGGCTGGCCGAGCGCGGCTGGGGCTTCCTGGCGGTGGCGAACGTGCTGGTGTCGCTGCTGGTCGGGCTGGGCGCGGTGGTGCTGGGGGCGGGCCTGACGGGAGGGCTGGAGGGCTAG
- a CDS encoding fluoride efflux transporter FluC: MPAQRAETAGAAKWKVLAAVSAGGVIGATARYAVSLAWPSVWATFAINVLGCALIGVLMVLVSERQVVRRPLARPFLGVGVLGGFTTFSTYALDFAGLLERQQSGAALAYAAATVAGALGAVWLGASVTRRMVGP; this comes from the coding sequence GTGCCGGCCCAGCGGGCGGAAACCGCGGGTGCCGCGAAGTGGAAGGTCCTCGCGGCGGTTTCGGCGGGCGGGGTGATCGGGGCGACCGCGCGGTACGCGGTGTCCCTGGCCTGGCCGTCCGTTTGGGCCACGTTCGCCATCAACGTGCTCGGGTGTGCGCTCATCGGCGTCCTCATGGTGCTGGTGAGCGAGCGTCAGGTGGTCAGGCGGCCGCTCGCGCGGCCGTTCCTCGGCGTCGGGGTGCTCGGCGGATTCACCACCTTCTCGACGTACGCCCTGGACTTCGCCGGGCTGCTGGAGCGTCAGCAGAGCGGCGCCGCCCTCGCGTACGCCGCGGCCACGGTCGCGGGGGCGCTGGGCGCGGTGTGGCTGGGGGCGTCGGTGACCCGCAGGATGGTGGGTCCATGA
- a CDS encoding metallopeptidase family protein produces the protein MLEMTREEFEELVAEALDRIPPELTRLMDNVAVFVEDEPDPSDPELLGLYEGTPLTDRGEWYAGVLPDRITIYRGPTLRMCDSREDVVEETEITVVHEIAHHFGIDDERLHALGYG, from the coding sequence GTGCTGGAGATGACGCGCGAGGAGTTCGAGGAACTGGTCGCCGAGGCGCTGGACAGGATCCCGCCGGAGCTGACACGCCTGATGGACAATGTCGCCGTGTTCGTCGAGGACGAACCCGACCCGTCCGACCCCGAGCTGCTCGGGCTGTACGAGGGGACTCCGCTGACCGATCGCGGCGAGTGGTACGCGGGCGTGCTCCCGGACCGGATCACGATCTACCGGGGGCCGACGCTGCGGATGTGCGATTCCCGCGAGGACGTGGTCGAGGAGACCGAGATCACGGTCGTCCATGAGATCGCGCACCACTTCGGGATCGACGACGAGCGGCTGCACGCCCTGGGGTACGGATGA
- a CDS encoding metallophosphoesterase family protein → MAARERLHAGLARLKRHYRSRHTSPISTLVHTPHPYGRALGLIVVVLLGAWLGLLIVGSVRTPVGPMDTSMTLRPSLSGGTKINVSPLGALELDSHTAPIRLDVDIDQLDPVRSQALVEHPERLAGLQEEVTQDVAAGTRELALRSCVAVVSGATALGLAVFRRPRRALAAGGLAFTLLAASGISAYTTWNPQSVLEPKFSGLLSSAPSVVGNARSIVTEFDVYQKELARLVTNVTKLYEATSTLPVYQPDPGTMRVLHVSDIHLNPASWHIIGSLVEQYDIDVIIDSGDTMDHGTAAENTFLDPIPDLGAPYVWVRGNHDSIVTQRYLQRLKHVHVLDEGRAVTVAGLRVAGTGDPQFTPDRSTVAQGDPAERMAGIRLASALRDQSRAGTPVDIAVAHNPVAARETDGEVPLVLAGHVHHRETELLPLGTRLKIEGSTGGGGLRAVENEKPEKVRASVLYLDRGTRTLQAWDEITLGGLGLTTAEVSRHLATEPPPQGPDAERTTPPATLPSPAS, encoded by the coding sequence ATGGCCGCTCGTGAACGGCTCCATGCCGGCCTCGCCCGCCTCAAGCGCCACTACCGCTCGCGCCACACAAGCCCCATCAGCACCCTCGTCCACACACCCCACCCGTACGGCCGCGCCCTCGGGCTGATCGTCGTCGTCCTGCTGGGGGCTTGGCTCGGCCTGCTGATCGTGGGGTCCGTCCGTACGCCGGTCGGCCCCATGGACACCAGCATGACGCTCCGCCCCTCCCTCTCCGGCGGCACGAAGATCAACGTGTCCCCGCTCGGCGCCCTCGAACTCGATTCGCACACGGCACCCATCCGCCTCGACGTCGACATCGACCAGCTCGACCCGGTCCGCTCCCAGGCCCTCGTCGAACACCCCGAGCGTCTCGCCGGCCTCCAGGAGGAGGTCACCCAGGACGTCGCGGCCGGCACCCGCGAGCTGGCCCTGCGCTCCTGCGTCGCCGTCGTCTCCGGCGCCACCGCCCTGGGCCTCGCGGTCTTCCGCCGCCCGCGCCGCGCCCTCGCCGCCGGCGGACTCGCGTTCACCCTGCTGGCGGCCTCCGGCATCAGCGCGTACACCACCTGGAACCCGCAGTCGGTCCTGGAGCCGAAGTTCTCCGGCCTGCTCAGCAGCGCCCCCTCGGTGGTCGGCAACGCGCGCTCGATCGTCACCGAGTTCGACGTCTACCAGAAGGAGTTGGCGCGCCTCGTCACCAACGTCACCAAGCTGTACGAGGCGACCTCCACGCTCCCCGTCTACCAGCCGGACCCGGGCACCATGCGGGTCCTGCACGTCTCCGACATCCACCTCAACCCGGCGTCGTGGCACATCATCGGCTCGCTCGTGGAGCAGTACGACATCGACGTGATCATCGACTCCGGCGACACCATGGACCACGGCACCGCGGCCGAGAACACCTTCCTGGACCCGATCCCGGATCTCGGCGCGCCGTACGTCTGGGTCCGCGGCAACCACGACTCGATCGTCACCCAGCGCTACCTCCAGCGCCTCAAGCACGTCCACGTCCTCGACGAGGGCCGCGCGGTCACCGTGGCCGGGCTGCGAGTGGCGGGCACGGGCGACCCCCAGTTCACGCCGGACCGCTCGACGGTTGCCCAGGGCGACCCCGCCGAGCGCATGGCCGGGATCCGCCTCGCCTCCGCCCTCCGCGACCAGAGCCGTGCCGGCACCCCCGTCGACATCGCGGTCGCCCACAACCCCGTCGCCGCCCGTGAGACCGACGGCGAGGTCCCGCTCGTCCTCGCGGGCCACGTCCACCACCGCGAGACCGAGCTCCTGCCGCTCGGCACCCGCCTCAAGATCGAGGGCTCCACGGGAGGCGGCGGACTGCGCGCCGTCGAGAACGAGAAGCCGGAGAAGGTCCGCGCCTCCGTCCTCTACCTCGACCGGGGCACCCGCACCCTCCAGGCCTGGGACGAGATCACCCTGGGCGGCCTGGGCCTCACCACGGCCGAGGTCAGCCGCCACCTGGCCACCGAGCCGCCACCACAGGGCCCCGACGCCGAGCGCACCACGCCCCCGGCGACCCTGCCCTCCCCCGCCTCGTAA
- a CDS encoding LamG domain-containing protein — MGRRFRGRTTAVIAVAALGVMTAPGAAVAAENQPPSQPLISELKTGYEGCATGENRLYVAQPPALTAVLRDPDAVPPLYVGLTAQFEMWWTDPQGQEQRRSYSSEYQQGSGSSHRWQVPADIPADTLISWRVRAFDGTAWSPWSSDGNGAPCQFIHDKVSPEKATVTSTDYPADTWTDGEGVYGSFTVDSPSDDVVRYEYGFMGGPYGSAEPETPGGSVTIRHLPLRYGPDRLDVYAVDRSGRRSGTTYYSFGVNRGRAPLAHWKLADPAGSRSATAENGPVARAGAGVTFGAAAPSGTGLTSTARLDGSGHGFLTPDVPAVTPGKTFAVGGWVRPERTDRDMTAVSQDAGTTAPGFTLGLRTADTAPVWSFEIGDAKVSGSAPETGEWAYVLGLYDAETGTARLYVNGTETGTAVQATPSTASGNLQIGRAKGKLGYRDRWQGEIGDVRTYDRVVVPEELTRLARRAAQQTGHWSLESAPDGVSQEESGGQALRLGGGASIYTQSQECDLLDPECVPAPWPLDGEGHLELDGVDGYAATEEPVVDTSDSFTLAVRVRLTDREPAGPMTVLSQRGEQADAFRLRYVPAEYRWQLVMTHADTAGAQETVVASIASPDGGEGSGHRLAIVYDDAADQIRLYLDGHTTVGSTAAFRSAWKSGGGLQVGRATAGDGWSEYLHGSVDEIRSFSGALTATEVVQFG; from the coding sequence TTGGGAAGACGCTTCCGAGGCAGAACGACGGCGGTGATCGCCGTCGCGGCGCTGGGTGTCATGACGGCGCCGGGAGCGGCGGTGGCGGCGGAGAACCAGCCGCCGTCGCAGCCGCTGATCAGTGAGCTGAAGACGGGCTACGAGGGATGCGCCACGGGCGAGAACCGGTTGTACGTCGCCCAGCCGCCCGCACTCACGGCCGTTCTCCGAGACCCCGACGCGGTGCCGCCGCTGTACGTGGGGCTCACGGCGCAGTTCGAGATGTGGTGGACCGATCCGCAGGGGCAGGAACAGCGCAGGTCCTACTCGTCGGAGTACCAGCAGGGCTCGGGCAGCTCACACCGTTGGCAGGTGCCCGCGGACATTCCGGCCGACACGTTGATCTCCTGGCGGGTCCGCGCCTTCGACGGCACGGCATGGTCGCCCTGGAGTTCCGACGGTAATGGGGCGCCCTGTCAGTTCATTCACGACAAAGTGAGCCCCGAGAAGGCCACGGTGACATCGACCGACTATCCGGCCGACACCTGGACGGACGGCGAAGGTGTCTACGGCAGCTTCACGGTCGACTCGCCGTCCGACGACGTCGTGAGGTACGAGTACGGCTTCATGGGCGGTCCGTACGGTTCCGCGGAGCCGGAAACGCCCGGGGGATCGGTCACGATCCGGCACCTCCCTCTTCGGTACGGGCCGGACCGGCTCGATGTGTACGCGGTGGACCGGTCCGGTCGGCGCAGCGGCACCACGTACTACTCCTTCGGCGTGAACAGGGGTCGCGCCCCCTTGGCCCACTGGAAGCTCGCCGACCCGGCCGGCTCCCGGAGCGCCACCGCCGAGAACGGCCCCGTCGCACGGGCCGGGGCCGGCGTCACCTTCGGCGCCGCCGCGCCGAGCGGGACCGGGCTCACCAGCACCGCCCGCCTGGACGGCTCCGGGCACGGCTTCCTGACGCCGGACGTTCCCGCCGTCACACCCGGGAAGACCTTTGCCGTGGGCGGCTGGGTACGCCCGGAGCGGACCGACCGGGACATGACCGCCGTCAGCCAGGACGCCGGGACGACGGCCCCGGGCTTCACCCTGGGGCTGCGCACGGCGGACACGGCGCCCGTCTGGTCGTTCGAGATCGGCGACGCGAAGGTCAGCGGCAGTGCTCCCGAGACCGGCGAATGGGCGTACGTCCTCGGGCTGTACGACGCGGAGACCGGCACCGCGCGGCTGTACGTCAACGGGACCGAGACCGGCACCGCCGTGCAGGCCACCCCTTCGACCGCGAGCGGCAATCTGCAGATCGGGCGCGCCAAGGGCAAGCTCGGCTACCGGGACCGCTGGCAGGGCGAGATCGGTGATGTCCGGACGTACGACCGGGTCGTCGTCCCCGAGGAACTGACCCGGCTCGCCCGCCGCGCCGCACAGCAGACAGGGCACTGGTCCCTCGAATCCGCCCCCGACGGAGTCTCCCAGGAGGAGAGCGGCGGGCAGGCGCTGCGACTCGGCGGTGGAGCCTCGATCTACACGCAGTCGCAGGAGTGCGATCTGCTGGATCCGGAGTGCGTCCCCGCGCCCTGGCCGCTGGACGGCGAGGGGCACCTCGAACTGGACGGCGTGGACGGGTACGCGGCCACCGAGGAGCCCGTTGTCGACACCAGCGACAGCTTCACTCTCGCCGTACGGGTGAGGCTCACCGACCGTGAGCCGGCCGGCCCCATGACCGTCCTGTCGCAGCGCGGAGAACAGGCCGACGCGTTCCGACTCCGCTACGTCCCCGCCGAGTACCGCTGGCAGCTCGTCATGACACACGCGGATACGGCCGGCGCGCAGGAGACCGTGGTGGCTTCGATCGCGTCACCGGACGGCGGCGAAGGGTCCGGACACCGGCTGGCGATCGTCTACGACGACGCGGCGGACCAGATCCGGCTCTACCTGGACGGGCACACGACCGTCGGCTCGACGGCCGCTTTCCGAAGTGCGTGGAAGAGCGGCGGCGGCCTTCAGGTCGGCAGGGCCACGGCCGGTGACGGCTGGAGCGAGTACCTGCATGGTTCGGTGGACGAGATCCGTTCGTTCTCGGGTGCCCTGACCGCCACCGAGGTCGTTCAGTTCGGCTGA
- a CDS encoding cytochrome c biogenesis CcdA family protein produces the protein MSDIGYLAAFLGGLLALLSPCSALLLPAFFAYSIDTATRLMARTGIFYAGLATTLVPLGAAGSFAGRLFYGHRELLVTTGGWMIIALGVAQLAGLGFASRRLAAVGGRIRPTTAVSVYALGLVYGLAGFCAGPILGSVLTVAALSGSPAYGGLLLAVYALGMAVPLFVLALLWERYEISRRRWLRGRTVRIAGRFELHTTSALSGLFFIVLGTLFLAFDGTTALPGLLSVDDSFAAEQWASSVGRAIPDWVLLTTVVAIAAIVLAVRGWRGRDRA, from the coding sequence GTGAGCGACATCGGATACCTGGCCGCCTTCCTCGGCGGCCTCCTCGCCCTGCTCAGTCCGTGCAGCGCCCTCCTGCTGCCGGCGTTCTTCGCGTACTCGATCGACACCGCGACCAGACTCATGGCGCGCACCGGCATCTTCTACGCCGGCCTCGCGACCACGCTGGTGCCGCTGGGCGCCGCCGGTTCGTTCGCCGGCCGGCTCTTCTACGGCCACCGGGAGCTGCTGGTCACCACCGGCGGCTGGATGATCATCGCGCTCGGCGTGGCGCAGCTCGCGGGCCTCGGCTTCGCCTCCCGAAGGCTCGCCGCGGTCGGCGGCCGTATCCGCCCCACGACGGCGGTCTCCGTCTACGCCCTCGGCCTGGTCTACGGCCTCGCGGGCTTCTGCGCGGGCCCGATCCTCGGCAGCGTCCTCACGGTCGCGGCCCTCAGCGGCAGCCCCGCCTACGGAGGACTCCTCCTCGCCGTCTACGCCCTCGGCATGGCGGTGCCGCTCTTCGTCCTCGCCCTCCTCTGGGAGCGCTACGAAATCTCCCGCCGCCGCTGGCTCCGCGGCCGGACCGTCCGCATCGCGGGCCGCTTCGAACTGCACACCACCTCGGCCCTGTCCGGCCTCTTCTTCATCGTCCTCGGCACCCTCTTCCTCGCCTTCGACGGCACCACGGCCCTCCCGGGCCTCCTGTCGGTCGACGACTCCTTCGCCGCGGAACAGTGGGCGTCCTCGGTGGGCCGCGCGATCCCCGACTGGGTACTGCTGACAACGGTGGTGGCGATCGCGGCGATCGTCCTCGCGGTACGGGGGTGGCGGGGCCGGGACCGGGCGTGA
- a CDS encoding DsbA family protein has protein sequence MKPYAFGAGVAAAAVLLGVVSYTATRPDDSAAGGRTVAEESTDPQADVYAELEKLARRDARDPLALGRADAPVVMIEYADFKCGYCGKFARDTEPALVKKYVDNGTLRIEWRNFPIFGEESEAAARAAWAAGQQGRFWQFHEAAYAEGAKEKGFGEQRLKELAAQAGVKDLDRFVRDADGEAARQAVAKDQQEGYGLGATSTPSFLVNGRPLAGAQPQRAFTDAIEAARKAATEKAAGSTPSGPKPSGPKPSGSKSSGPAGGK, from the coding sequence ATGAAGCCGTACGCGTTCGGCGCCGGAGTCGCCGCGGCCGCGGTCCTGCTCGGCGTCGTCTCGTACACCGCCACCAGGCCCGACGATTCCGCGGCCGGCGGGCGCACCGTCGCCGAGGAGTCCACGGACCCGCAGGCCGACGTGTACGCCGAGCTGGAGAAGCTCGCCCGGCGCGATGCCCGCGACCCGCTCGCGCTGGGCCGCGCGGACGCACCCGTCGTGATGATCGAGTACGCCGACTTCAAGTGCGGCTACTGCGGGAAGTTCGCCCGCGACACCGAGCCGGCGCTGGTGAAGAAGTACGTCGACAACGGCACCCTGCGCATCGAGTGGCGCAACTTCCCGATCTTCGGCGAGGAGTCGGAGGCGGCGGCGCGCGCGGCCTGGGCCGCGGGGCAGCAGGGCAGGTTCTGGCAGTTCCACGAGGCCGCGTACGCCGAGGGCGCGAAGGAGAAGGGCTTCGGCGAGCAGCGACTGAAGGAGCTCGCCGCCCAGGCGGGGGTCAAGGACCTGGACCGTTTCGTGCGCGACGCCGACGGGGAGGCGGCCCGCCAGGCCGTGGCGAAGGACCAGCAGGAGGGGTACGGGCTGGGCGCGACGTCCACGCCGTCGTTCCTGGTCAACGGCCGGCCGCTCGCCGGCGCCCAGCCGCAGCGGGCCTTCACCGACGCGATCGAGGCCGCGCGGAAGGCCGCGACGGAGAAGGCGGCAGGATCGACGCCTTCGGGACCGAAGCCGTCGGGACCGAAGCCGTCGGGATCGAAGTCTTCGGGACCGGCGGGCGGCAAGTGA